The segment AATTTATTAATTCACATTGCTGAAGTGCAATTAAACTTTGTTTCCGCATTGAGGTAGGAATACTCACTCCCCGACGTACCGATTGATAATTATTTAGATCTTGAATCATCAACTGAGATAAACTCTCTGGAGGGTTAGAGCGATCTATCAGAGATATTGGTCCTAGTTGTAAGCAAGTAAACAGATTTTCTAATTCAAAATCTAGGATTGGTTGAGCTAGATAGTAGCATACAAAGCAAGGGACGTGATTCCGTCCTAGCTCATCAGTTCCGTCGTTATATAACCATCCAAATAAAGTGTGTTCTGGAGTAACTTGGTGTAAATACGCAGCTTGATATCCCCGTGGAGGTGGATTGTAAGCATTCCAGTACCGTGCGACTATCTGCTGATTGAAAGCTTGGTGAATTTCTCTAGGTACTTGCGGACTAGCTAGAGTTTTAAAGCCTAAACCAGCAAAACTCGTGTAAAAAAGCTGACTAAGAATCAAACGCATCTGGTTTTGGCATCAAAATATTGTAAAAGTCTATAAACCTTGACACAACTGATTTTTCCCAGGTGCTGCGCGACCTGTGCGCGCAGTCAAACTGACTTCTGTAAGACGCAGCACTGAAAGAAGCCGAAGCGCTGCGTCTCTTATTCTGCTATACATATTACCCATTCTGAAAGCAACTCAAAACTAGGCAAGCATTAGTCTAAAAATGGGCAAAATTTTGATTGAAGTTAGTTGTAAATTAGATAGATGTAGTTAGGGTTTCTACTGAACCTAAAACTATAAAAAAGCACAAGATAACTGGCTAATACTTGACTAGCCAATTGGCAGGGATCAAATCTCACAAGATGGCTCTAAAGTTGTTAAGTAGCTTGCCTAAAAAAGATGATACCTTCAGACTTAATAGCATCAATCATTATATGGAATCTTGGCAATATTTTGCTCGACGACGCGATAGACAACAGATAGTAGCGACAACTAACTGGCAACATCGGCATTATCAGGTGCAAGCTTTGGCGATCGCAGTGGCTATATCTGTAGTTATATGCCCAAGCTGGACGAATGTGGGTGTCAGTCAGTCAAATGTCAACCAGCATTTGGTGATGCCAAAAATCACAGAAGAAGCACAGGCAAATGAAGCACAAACTATTGTTGACAACAATGCTGGAAAACTGCCGATCGTTTTAATAGTTGAAATCCTGATTGCAGGATTATTGTCGGTTGGGTTTTTTTCTATATATTTAACTAACAAAGCGAAACGGCGTTTACTAGTTCCAGCAACTGTAATAGGGGAATCAACCCCGAAAAAGCCCGTGAAATCGGCAGAAATTGCTGTTGCTAGATTGACAAGACAGTTTGTCGAAAAACCGGAACCAAACCTAGAGATAGAATCAGTAACTATAGCTAAAGGAGAAATTTTAAAGGCGATCGCCTTGCGTTTGCGCCAATGTCTTTATCTCGAAGATTTACTCAGAACTAGCGTCATTGAAGTCAGGCGAGTCATTAAATCCGATCGAGTGTTGATTTATAGTCTCAATCCAGCTAACTGGGAAGGAACCGTCGTTGCTGAATCAGTAGATTCCGAATATCCTCAAACCGTAAATTTGAAAATTGACGATCCTTGTTTCCGTACTTATCACGTAGAAATGTATAAACAGGGACGCATTCGCACGATTAATGACATCCATCAAGATAAAGCCTTAAATGATTGTCATATCAGAATGCTAGAACAATTTGGAGTTAAAGCTAACTTAATCGCCCCAATTTTAAGAAATGACCAACTATTAGGCTTATTAATTGCTCATCAGTGTACTGCACCAAGAGTTTGGCAACCTGAAGAAATCGACTTATTTGCGGGGTTAGCCATTCAAATCGGATTAACTATCGATCAAGTTAACTTTATTGAAAGTCAAGAGCAAGCGGTAGAGAGAGCGAAATTGTTGCGAGAAATCACTCTAAAACTCCGAGATACGTTAATTATAGAAGAACTACTAACTATTGCGGTCAAAGAAATTCGGAGAGTGATCAAAAGCGATCGCGTAATTATTTACAGTCTCGATCCCGATTACCATGCCAAAACAGTAGTAGGTGAATCGGTTGGTTCTGGTTGGTCACCGACGTTAAAACTTACTATAGACGATCCATGTCTAGATCAAGTCCGTACTAATAGTTACAAATATGGCTACGTGCGGGTGGTCAATAATATTTATCAAGAACCTACTCTCAATCAATGTCATATCAAATTGCTAGAACAATTTGGCGTGAAAGCCAAGTTAGTTGCACCTATACTTAATAACAACCATCTGTTTGGTTTACTGATTGCTCATCAGTGCTATCAACCTCGCCATTGGGAAAAATCAGAGATAGACTTATTTGCTCAGTTAGCTTCTCAAGTTGGCTTTGCAGTATCCCAGCTTAGTCTCTTTGAAACAATGTAACCAACTATGTAGAATGGCTAGTTGACGTTAGTCTATTGACGTAAGTTGCTAGTTACTATTTTTGACTTGTTTATTAATTGTTGATTGTTGATTGTTGATTAAATTTTCCTCAACTAAAATTGACTGCTCAACAGATTTTTGAGGCTGCTTTGTAGCCAAAATCTTCTTTTCCAGCCCAAAAGTAAAGTTTCTGAAGCTAACTGCTGTTGATAATTTGCTCAACAGTTATTAAATGTGGAAAAGTAGCAGAGATAACGCGATCGCTTTTCCTCAGCATTGACTTGGGTTAATCTAATTTCATTTCTGGAACTAAAAGAGCGCCATCAATAGTTTGCAGCGCCATTTCTTCGACTTCAGGTAAAATTCCCAAAGCCAGACGAGTGGTAGAGTTGGCACCAGAGAGCATCTTGAGTAATTGGGGACGAGAATCGTAGAGCAGGTAGACGAGGCGATCGCCTGGTTGCCATTTGGGTTGAGCTAGCGCTACTTGTAAGCGATCGTCTCGTTTAATCAATAACGGTAATAACTCTCCTCCATCGATTAATGCTTGTAATTGTGCTTGCTGAGCCGAAAAGTCTGGCTCTTTGAGAGTGGTTTTTCCCAGCTTGACTTGTCCGTCAGTAATATATTGATTCCAAGTTTTTAAAGAGACTTGAGGTAAAAAAGCTTGAGATACTTTCTTATTTTGACTAACATTGGTTGCTTCTGTATCATTCGCAAATACAGCTAAAACCCTGGGGGGACGAAATTCTTCTGCTGCTCGCATGGCTAAGACGAAATTCACTTCACCAGAATTAGTCATAGCTAAAAATGTTCCTAGTGATTCCAAACCTGCTGCGGCTAAGGCTTCGTGATCTAAACCACTACTTAAAACTACTCGAATATTTTCTACTTCTGCTTGACGACAAGCTTCTGGATCGGTATCTACCAAAACCACCAATTCCCCTTGTTCTTGCCACAGCAAGGCTAACAATCTACTTAAAGGACTGCAACCAACGATCATGGCTCCTGTCACTTCTGAAGAGGTAATTTGCAGCCATTGAGCGACCCAATTAGCTGTCAATCCTTGAATGCAGACAGTCATGATAATCGTTAAAAATACTAAAGCTTTAATGGCTTCTCCACCATT is part of the Merismopedia glauca CCAP 1448/3 genome and harbors:
- a CDS encoding GAF domain-containing protein, producing MESWQYFARRRDRQQIVATTNWQHRHYQVQALAIAVAISVVICPSWTNVGVSQSNVNQHLVMPKITEEAQANEAQTIVDNNAGKLPIVLIVEILIAGLLSVGFFSIYLTNKAKRRLLVPATVIGESTPKKPVKSAEIAVARLTRQFVEKPEPNLEIESVTIAKGEILKAIALRLRQCLYLEDLLRTSVIEVRRVIKSDRVLIYSLNPANWEGTVVAESVDSEYPQTVNLKIDDPCFRTYHVEMYKQGRIRTINDIHQDKALNDCHIRMLEQFGVKANLIAPILRNDQLLGLLIAHQCTAPRVWQPEEIDLFAGLAIQIGLTIDQVNFIESQEQAVERAKLLREITLKLRDTLIIEELLTIAVKEIRRVIKSDRVIIYSLDPDYHAKTVVGESVGSGWSPTLKLTIDDPCLDQVRTNSYKYGYVRVVNNIYQEPTLNQCHIKLLEQFGVKAKLVAPILNNNHLFGLLIAHQCYQPRHWEKSEIDLFAQLASQVGFAVSQLSLFETM